A section of the Streptomyces sp. CG1 genome encodes:
- a CDS encoding type III PLP-dependent enzyme — MSAPKGRAERRDQPLRTRTGPLGGALTTELASAGTDRIIYDLTGIERQYDALLSELPGTRIRFALKACPVDEVLHTLAARGAGFDAASPAEITQALNAGAQPSRIHYGNTVKSDQDIAAAHRLGVRTFATDSVEDVTAIAAHAPGARVFCRLATGGDGALWGLNRKFGCAPDDAVRVLATARAAGLTPAGLSVHVGSQQMTAEGWQQGLDTLAETLTALAGRGIVPDHVNLGGGLPALGYQDRHGDPLDPPLDKIFTVLREGMDHLRTLTSTPLAFVMEPGRHLVADHGAVRAHVSRLTRRRQPDGTDAHWLYLSCGKFNGLYEMDQLTHRMVFPDHLGAREYVSAIVAGPTCDSDDAYGDGRHPVRVPASLTSGDPVWILSAGAYATSYMTQGFNGIRPLPCVCVRGQEGQH; from the coding sequence ATGAGCGCCCCAAAGGGGCGCGCGGAACGGCGCGACCAGCCACTGCGAACCCGCACCGGACCACTCGGCGGAGCTCTCACCACGGAACTCGCCTCAGCCGGCACGGACCGCATCATCTACGACCTCACAGGCATAGAGCGCCAATACGACGCGCTGCTGAGTGAGTTGCCCGGAACCCGCATCCGCTTCGCCCTCAAGGCCTGTCCCGTCGACGAGGTCCTGCACACCCTCGCAGCCCGCGGCGCCGGCTTCGACGCCGCCAGCCCCGCCGAAATCACCCAGGCCCTCAACGCCGGCGCGCAGCCATCCCGCATCCACTACGGCAACACCGTCAAGTCCGACCAGGACATCGCGGCAGCCCACCGCCTGGGTGTCCGTACCTTCGCCACCGACAGCGTCGAGGACGTCACCGCCATCGCCGCACACGCCCCAGGGGCGCGGGTGTTCTGCCGCCTGGCCACCGGAGGTGACGGCGCGCTGTGGGGCCTGAACCGCAAGTTCGGCTGCGCTCCCGACGACGCCGTCCGTGTGCTGGCCACGGCTCGCGCGGCCGGTCTCACCCCGGCCGGCCTGTCCGTCCACGTCGGCTCCCAGCAGATGACGGCGGAGGGCTGGCAGCAGGGCCTCGACACCCTCGCCGAGACGCTGACGGCGCTGGCCGGGCGGGGGATCGTGCCCGACCATGTCAACCTCGGCGGCGGCCTGCCCGCGCTCGGCTACCAGGACCGGCACGGCGACCCCCTCGACCCGCCCCTGGACAAGATCTTCACCGTGCTCCGCGAGGGCATGGACCATCTGCGTACCCTCACCTCCACGCCGCTCGCCTTCGTCATGGAACCCGGCCGCCATCTGGTCGCCGACCACGGCGCCGTACGCGCCCATGTCTCCCGGCTGACCCGCCGCCGGCAGCCGGACGGAACCGATGCCCACTGGCTCTACCTGAGCTGCGGCAAGTTCAACGGACTCTATGAAATGGACCAGTTGACGCACCGGATGGTGTTCCCTGACCACCTCGGAGCGCGGGAGTACGTCTCCGCGATCGTCGCCGGCCCCACGTGCGACAGCGATGACGCCTACGGCGACGGCCGGCACCCGGTGCGCGTCCCCGCGTCCCTCACCTCCGGCGACCCGGTGTGGATCCTCTCCGCCGGCGCCTATGCCACCAGCTACATGACACAGGGCTTCAACGGCATCCGCCCGCTGCCGTGCGTCTGCGTACGCGGCCAGGAAGGACAGCACTGA
- a CDS encoding GNAT family N-acetyltransferase: protein MRDLIRAVTEADWPQVAALEAEAYADTSLTEGEAALRCRAAAGTCFVLDRGGRIAGYVLALPYPRFHYPDLTRAEDTVHHSANLHLHDLVITAPLRRRGLGTRLVRHLTDAARTRGFETMSLIAVAGKEPFWRAGGYRPHHEARLPAGYGSGAVYMTARLVALREAS from the coding sequence ATGCGAGACCTCATACGGGCCGTCACCGAGGCCGACTGGCCCCAGGTCGCGGCGCTGGAGGCCGAGGCGTACGCGGACACCTCGCTCACCGAGGGAGAGGCCGCGCTGCGGTGCCGGGCCGCGGCTGGCACCTGCTTCGTCCTGGACCGCGGCGGCCGGATCGCGGGCTATGTACTGGCCCTGCCCTACCCGAGGTTCCACTACCCCGACCTGACCAGGGCCGAGGACACGGTCCACCACTCCGCCAACCTCCATCTGCACGACCTCGTCATCACCGCACCTCTACGGCGCAGAGGGCTCGGCACCCGCCTGGTCCGCCATCTGACGGACGCGGCCCGCACCCGCGGCTTCGAGACCATGTCGCTGATCGCGGTCGCCGGCAAGGAACCGTTCTGGCGGGCGGGCGGCTACCGGCCGCATCACGAGGCGCGCCTGCCGGCCGGTTACGGCAGCGGTGCGGTGTACATGACGGCGCGGCTGGTCGCGCTGCGGGAGGCGAGCTGA
- a CDS encoding MFS transporter, with protein sequence MTTPSFQRAKWSIAALFCFLGFQYGTWVSRLPALKARLDLGAGEVGLLLMACGAGAAASFPLVAFLMRRLGSRRLSLVSAGCLIAVLAALSVVPDYPLALLAVCADGIAVGCLNVAMNAQGAALEQSYDRTAMSQLHATFSAGLLAAALLSSGVTTLTTSVPAHFALAGALLLLLLAAARPALLSHAEPAEPNAPRQRSGWRLPSWTTLLMGCAMAFGTITEGAMNDWSTLYLKDEVKASATVAPLGIAVVSVMMLLARLRADRWRTRFGDGRVVRAGSAVAAAGLALALAAGGVVPTLLGFACVGLGAAAITPCVYVAAAGHGSDALALVAAMGTTGLLAGPALIGFVAGATNLTLGMTTVAVSALIVTVTAFWIPWADRASVSAAPGTSVPAHENA encoded by the coding sequence ATGACCACTCCCTCCTTCCAGCGTGCCAAGTGGTCGATCGCCGCGCTCTTCTGCTTCCTCGGCTTCCAGTACGGCACCTGGGTCTCCCGCCTCCCCGCGCTCAAGGCCCGGCTGGACCTGGGAGCCGGGGAGGTGGGCCTGCTGCTGATGGCCTGCGGGGCCGGCGCGGCGGCCTCCTTCCCGCTGGTCGCCTTCCTGATGCGCCGCCTCGGCTCCCGGCGGCTGTCCCTGGTCTCGGCCGGGTGCCTGATCGCCGTACTGGCGGCCCTGTCCGTCGTACCCGACTACCCGCTGGCGCTGCTCGCCGTGTGCGCGGACGGGATCGCGGTCGGCTGCCTCAACGTGGCCATGAACGCCCAGGGAGCCGCGCTGGAGCAGTCGTACGACCGCACCGCCATGTCCCAGCTGCACGCCACATTCAGCGCGGGCCTGCTCGCCGCCGCCCTGCTCAGCTCCGGAGTGACGACGCTGACCACCTCCGTCCCGGCCCATTTCGCGCTGGCCGGCGCCCTGTTGCTGCTCCTGCTCGCGGCCGCCCGCCCCGCCCTGCTGAGCCACGCCGAACCGGCCGAGCCCAACGCGCCGCGGCAGAGAAGCGGTTGGCGCCTCCCCTCCTGGACGACCCTGCTGATGGGCTGCGCCATGGCCTTCGGCACGATCACGGAGGGAGCCATGAACGACTGGTCGACGCTCTACCTGAAGGACGAGGTCAAGGCGTCCGCGACGGTGGCGCCGCTGGGCATCGCGGTCGTCTCCGTGATGATGCTGCTGGCCCGCCTGCGCGCGGACCGCTGGCGCACCCGCTTCGGCGACGGCCGGGTGGTCCGGGCCGGCAGCGCGGTGGCCGCCGCCGGCCTGGCCCTCGCCCTGGCGGCCGGCGGGGTGGTCCCGACGCTGCTCGGCTTCGCCTGCGTCGGCCTCGGCGCGGCCGCCATCACCCCGTGCGTCTACGTCGCCGCGGCCGGCCACGGCTCCGACGCCCTGGCGCTGGTCGCCGCGATGGGCACCACGGGCCTGCTGGCGGGCCCCGCCCTGATCGGCTTCGTGGCGGGCGCGACGAATCTGACCCTGGGCATGACCACGGTCGCCGTATCGGCCCTGATCGTCACGGTGACGGCGTTCTGGATCCCCTGGGCCGACCGCGCATCGGTGTCCGCCGCGCCCGGGACTTCAGTTCCGGCGCACGAGAACGCGTAG
- a CDS encoding phytoene/squalene synthase family protein: MRGWKKSLDAAGVREPGLRADYDRQRQLVRRFRRTAYVAARLLLPGQLLPHVVAMTAVMHHGDNLLDTGPLPQREAAWAGWEQRVREALKTGTSDTPLLRALVHTVAARPRLRETVEAYLETATAELHFTGFATEADYQAYVDAYSFPAFMLVADLLGPQDDDRRYRAACRTFIDGSQRLDFVNDLAEDLREGHVGIPVAALERFSLGAAELAAGRSGAGLDALVADQVSAARASLTAARELPTLIPAPGRRLVRALVEIELLTADAVQARGAGVLRGSVSPPPARALRVLVRRN; encoded by the coding sequence ATGCGAGGGTGGAAGAAGAGTCTGGACGCGGCCGGCGTCCGGGAGCCGGGGCTGCGTGCGGACTACGACCGGCAGCGGCAGCTGGTGCGGAGATTCCGGCGCACCGCTTACGTGGCCGCCAGGCTGCTGCTCCCGGGGCAGTTGCTGCCGCACGTGGTGGCCATGACCGCCGTGATGCACCACGGGGACAACCTCCTGGACACCGGGCCCCTGCCGCAACGCGAGGCGGCCTGGGCCGGCTGGGAGCAGCGGGTGCGGGAGGCCTTGAAGACGGGGACGAGTGACACCCCGCTGCTGCGCGCGCTCGTGCACACCGTGGCCGCCAGGCCGCGGCTGCGCGAGACCGTGGAGGCCTATCTGGAGACCGCCACGGCCGAACTGCACTTCACCGGCTTCGCCACCGAGGCCGACTATCAGGCCTATGTGGACGCCTACTCGTTCCCCGCCTTCATGCTGGTCGCGGACCTGCTCGGACCGCAGGACGACGACCGGCGGTACCGGGCCGCGTGCCGGACGTTCATCGACGGCAGCCAGCGGCTCGACTTCGTCAACGACCTCGCCGAGGACCTGCGGGAGGGCCACGTGGGCATCCCGGTGGCCGCCCTGGAACGCTTCTCGCTGGGCGCGGCCGAGCTGGCCGCGGGCCGCTCCGGCGCGGGACTGGACGCGCTGGTGGCGGACCAAGTCTCCGCCGCCCGTGCCTCCTTGACGGCCGCCCGGGAGCTGCCCACGCTGATCCCGGCTCCCGGACGGCGGCTCGTACGTGCGCTGGTGGAGATCGAACTGCTCACCGCGGACGCGGTACAGGCGCGCGGCGCCGGGGTGCTGCGGGGTTCCGTCAGCCCGCCGCCGGCCCGGGCGCTACGCGTTCTCGTGCGCCGGAACTGA
- a CDS encoding helix-turn-helix domain-containing protein, with translation MADDYLVRIGKLIRDARQHRGWTQTQLAEALGTSQSAVNRIERGNQNISLEMIARIGEALDSEIVSLGYAGPMHLRVVGGRRLSGAIDVKTSKNACVALLCASLLNKGRTVLRRVARIEEVYRLLEVLNSIGVRTRWINDGVDLELVPPAELEMAAIDADAAVRTRSIIMFLGPLLHRMDAFKLPYAGGCDLGTRTIEPHMIALRRFGLDIAATEGQYHAQVDRTVRPDRPIVLTERGDTVTENALLAAARHDGVTVIRNASSNYMVQDLCFFLEALGVKVEGIGTTTLTVHGVPNIDADVDYSPSEDPVEAMSLLAAAVVTESELTVRRVPIEFLEIELAVLEEMGLDHDRSPEYCADNGRTRLVDLTVRPSKLEAPIDKIHPMPFPGLNIDNVPFFAAIAAVAQGKTLIHDWVYDNRAIYLTDLNRLGGRLQLLDPHRVLVEGPTRWRAAEMMCPPALRPAVVVLLAMMAAEGTSVLRNVYVINRGYEDLAERLNSIGAQIETFRDI, from the coding sequence ATGGCAGACGACTACCTCGTACGCATCGGCAAGCTCATTCGTGACGCCCGGCAACACCGAGGCTGGACACAGACGCAGCTCGCGGAGGCGCTCGGCACCAGTCAGAGCGCGGTGAACCGCATCGAGCGCGGGAACCAGAACATCAGCCTTGAGATGATCGCGCGGATCGGTGAAGCCCTGGACAGCGAGATCGTGTCGCTGGGGTACGCGGGGCCGATGCATCTGCGAGTCGTCGGCGGCCGCCGGCTGTCCGGTGCCATCGACGTGAAGACCAGCAAGAACGCCTGCGTCGCCCTGCTGTGTGCCTCGCTGCTCAACAAGGGCCGCACGGTGCTGCGCCGGGTCGCCCGCATCGAGGAGGTGTACCGCCTGCTGGAGGTGCTGAACTCCATCGGCGTGCGCACCCGCTGGATCAACGACGGCGTCGACCTGGAGCTGGTGCCCCCGGCCGAGCTGGAGATGGCGGCGATCGACGCGGACGCCGCCGTACGCACCCGCTCGATCATCATGTTCCTCGGTCCGCTGCTGCACCGCATGGACGCCTTCAAGCTGCCGTATGCCGGTGGCTGCGACCTCGGCACCCGGACCATCGAGCCGCACATGATCGCGCTGCGCCGGTTCGGCCTGGACATCGCGGCCACCGAGGGCCAGTACCACGCGCAGGTCGACCGCACGGTCCGCCCCGACCGCCCGATCGTGCTGACCGAGCGCGGCGACACCGTGACCGAGAACGCGCTGCTGGCCGCCGCGCGGCACGACGGCGTCACGGTCATCCGCAACGCCTCCTCCAACTACATGGTCCAGGACCTCTGCTTCTTCCTGGAGGCGCTCGGCGTCAAGGTCGAGGGCATCGGCACCACCACACTCACCGTGCACGGCGTGCCGAACATCGACGCCGACGTGGACTACTCCCCCTCCGAAGACCCGGTCGAGGCGATGAGCCTGCTGGCCGCCGCCGTGGTGACCGAGTCGGAACTGACGGTCCGCCGCGTCCCGATCGAGTTCCTGGAGATCGAGCTGGCGGTCCTGGAGGAGATGGGCCTCGACCACGACCGCAGCCCCGAGTACTGCGCGGACAACGGCCGTACGCGCCTGGTGGACCTCACGGTCCGCCCCTCCAAGCTCGAAGCCCCCATCGACAAGATCCACCCCATGCCCTTCCCGGGCCTGAACATCGACAACGTCCCGTTCTTCGCGGCGATCGCGGCGGTCGCGCAGGGCAAGACCCTGATCCACGACTGGGTCTACGACAACCGCGCGATCTACCTCACGGACCTCAACCGCCTGGGCGGCCGCCTCCAACTCCTCGACCCGCACCGCGTCCTGGTCGAGGGCCCGACCCGCTGGCGCGCCGCCGAGATGATGTGCCCGCCGGCCCTCCGCCCCGCCGTGGTCGTCCTGCTGGCGATGATGGCGGCCGAGGGCACGTCGGTGCTGCGCAACGTGTATGTCATCAACCGGGGTTACGAGGACCTCGCCGAACGCCTGAACTCGATCGGCGCGCAGATCGAGACATTCCGGGACATCTAG
- a CDS encoding IclR family transcriptional regulator C-terminal domain-containing protein → MAVPDGGGPLLVAGMRGEVDELFALRAGAVLPPGTAVGVLFSPAAPPQSLTGRAWSRRVVRAGPGAAYDHEECVPGLFCVAAPVHGPSGSGVAAVNAAVLDPHRLTPLAEALRRAAVMAGANLARLPAPGTGGEYARVTCHRAAPSPAHDHSAPMY, encoded by the coding sequence GTGGCCGTGCCGGACGGCGGCGGTCCGCTGCTCGTCGCCGGGATGCGCGGTGAGGTGGACGAGTTGTTCGCCCTGCGGGCCGGTGCGGTCCTGCCGCCGGGCACCGCCGTGGGGGTCCTCTTCTCGCCGGCCGCACCACCGCAGAGTCTGACGGGCCGCGCCTGGTCCCGCAGGGTCGTGCGCGCGGGACCAGGCGCGGCCTACGACCACGAGGAGTGCGTGCCGGGCCTGTTCTGCGTCGCGGCGCCCGTGCACGGCCCCTCCGGCAGCGGTGTCGCCGCGGTCAACGCCGCCGTCCTCGACCCCCACCGGCTGACCCCCCTCGCCGAGGCCCTGCGCCGCGCGGCGGTGATGGCCGGCGCCAACCTGGCCCGGCTTCCGGCTCCCGGCACCGGGGGCGAGTACGCGCGAGTGACGTGCCACCGCGCCGCACCCTCGCCCGCGCATGACCATTCCGCGCCCATGTACTAG
- the acnA gene encoding aconitate hydratase AcnA, producing MSANSFDARSTLQVGDESYEIFRLDKVEGSARLPYSLKVLLENLLRTEDGANITADHIRALGGWDSQAQPSQEIQFTPARVIMQDFTGVPCVVDLATMREAVKELGGDPAKINPLAPAELVIDHSVIADKFGTNDAFKQNVELEYGRNKERYQFLRWGQTAFDEFKVVPPGTGIVHQVNIEHLARVVMVRDGKAYPDTLVGTDSHTTMVNGLGVLGWGVGGIEAEAAMLGQPVSMLIPRVVGFKLTGELPPGTTATDLVLTITEMLRKHGVVGKFVEFYGEGVAATSLANRATIGNMSPEFGSTAAIFPIDDETLNYLRLTGRSEQQVALVEAYAKQQGLWLDPKAEPDFSEKLELDLSTVVPSIAGPKRPQDRIVLANAAEQFKLDVRNYVDDADEAGKESFPASDAPAVHPNGFPSNPVQVTAPDGTTYELDHGAVTVAAITSCTNTSNPYVMIGAALVAKKAVEKGLTRKPWVKSTLAPGSKVVTDYFEKAGLTPYLDKLGFNLVGYGCTTCIGNSGPLPEEVSKAVNDHDLAVTSVLSGNRNFEGRINPDVKMNYLASPPLVVAYAIAGSMKVDITRDALGTDQDGNPVHLKDIWPSEAEVNEVVAAAIGEDMFEKSYADVFAGDAQWQALPVPTGNTFEWDAESTYVRKPPYFEGMGMEPAPVTDIAGARVLAKLGDSVTTDHISPAGAIKADTPAGKYLTEHGVERRDFNSYGSRRGNHEVMIRGTFANIRLRNQIAPGTEGGYTRDFTVEGGPVSFIYDASQNYQAAGTPLVILGGKEYGSGSSRDWAAKGTALLGVKAVITESYERIHRSNLIGMGVLPLQFPAGQSADSLGLTGEETFSITGVTELNDGTTPNTVKVSTDTGVEFDAVVRIDTPGEADYYRNGGIMQYVLRNLIRK from the coding sequence GTGTCGGCGAACAGCTTCGACGCCCGCAGCACGCTGCAGGTGGGCGACGAGTCGTACGAGATCTTCCGGCTGGACAAGGTGGAGGGCTCGGCCCGTCTGCCGTACAGCCTCAAGGTCCTGCTGGAGAACCTGCTCCGCACGGAGGACGGCGCGAACATCACCGCCGACCACATCCGCGCCCTCGGCGGCTGGGACTCCCAGGCCCAGCCCAGCCAGGAGATCCAGTTCACGCCGGCCCGCGTGATCATGCAGGACTTCACCGGCGTGCCCTGTGTCGTGGACCTCGCCACCATGCGTGAGGCCGTGAAGGAGCTCGGCGGCGACCCCGCCAAGATCAACCCGCTGGCGCCGGCCGAGCTGGTCATCGACCACTCCGTCATCGCCGACAAGTTCGGCACGAACGACGCCTTCAAGCAGAACGTCGAGCTGGAGTACGGCCGCAACAAGGAGCGCTACCAGTTCCTGCGCTGGGGCCAGACCGCCTTCGACGAGTTCAAGGTCGTCCCGCCGGGCACCGGCATCGTCCACCAGGTGAACATCGAGCACCTCGCCCGTGTCGTCATGGTCCGCGACGGCAAGGCCTACCCGGACACCCTGGTCGGCACCGACTCGCACACCACCATGGTCAACGGCCTCGGCGTCCTCGGCTGGGGCGTCGGCGGCATCGAGGCCGAGGCCGCCATGCTCGGCCAGCCGGTCTCCATGCTCATCCCGCGCGTCGTCGGCTTCAAGCTCACCGGTGAGCTGCCGCCCGGTACCACCGCCACCGACCTCGTGCTCACCATCACCGAGATGCTCCGCAAGCACGGTGTGGTCGGCAAGTTCGTCGAGTTCTACGGCGAGGGTGTGGCGGCCACGAGCCTCGCCAACCGCGCCACCATCGGCAACATGTCGCCGGAGTTCGGCTCCACCGCCGCGATCTTCCCGATCGACGACGAGACCCTCAACTACCTGCGCCTGACCGGCCGTTCCGAGCAGCAGGTCGCGCTCGTCGAGGCCTACGCCAAGCAGCAGGGCCTCTGGCTGGACCCGAAGGCCGAGCCGGACTTCTCCGAGAAGCTCGAGCTGGACCTGTCCACGGTCGTGCCGTCCATCGCCGGCCCGAAGCGCCCGCAGGACCGCATCGTCCTGGCCAACGCCGCCGAGCAGTTCAAGCTGGACGTCCGCAACTACGTGGACGACGCCGATGAGGCGGGCAAGGAGTCCTTCCCGGCCTCCGACGCCCCGGCCGTCCACCCCAACGGCTTCCCGTCCAACCCGGTCCAGGTCACCGCCCCCGACGGCACCACCTACGAACTGGACCACGGTGCGGTGACGGTCGCGGCCATCACCTCCTGCACCAACACCTCCAACCCGTACGTCATGATCGGCGCCGCCCTGGTCGCCAAGAAGGCGGTCGAGAAGGGCCTGACCCGCAAGCCGTGGGTCAAGTCCACCCTCGCCCCGGGTTCGAAGGTCGTCACCGACTACTTCGAGAAGGCCGGCCTCACCCCGTACCTGGACAAGCTGGGCTTCAACCTCGTCGGCTACGGCTGCACCACCTGCATCGGCAACTCCGGCCCGCTGCCGGAGGAGGTCTCCAAGGCCGTCAACGACCACGACCTCGCCGTCACCTCGGTCCTGTCCGGCAACCGCAACTTCGAGGGCCGGATCAACCCCGACGTCAAGATGAACTACCTGGCGTCCCCGCCGCTGGTCGTCGCGTACGCCATCGCGGGCTCCATGAAGGTCGACATCACCCGTGACGCCCTGGGCACCGACCAGGACGGCAACCCGGTCCACCTGAAGGACATCTGGCCGTCCGAGGCCGAGGTCAACGAGGTCGTCGCCGCCGCCATCGGCGAGGACATGTTCGAGAAGTCCTACGCCGACGTCTTCGCCGGCGACGCCCAGTGGCAGGCCCTCCCCGTCCCGACCGGCAACACCTTCGAGTGGGACGCCGAGTCCACCTACGTCCGCAAGCCCCCGTACTTCGAGGGCATGGGCATGGAGCCGGCCCCGGTCACCGACATCGCCGGCGCCCGCGTCCTCGCCAAGCTGGGCGACTCGGTGACGACGGACCACATCTCGCCCGCCGGCGCCATCAAGGCCGACACCCCGGCCGGCAAGTACCTCACCGAGCACGGTGTGGAGCGTCGTGACTTCAACTCCTACGGCTCCCGCCGAGGCAACCACGAGGTCATGATCCGCGGTACGTTCGCCAACATCCGCCTGCGCAACCAGATCGCGCCGGGCACGGAGGGCGGCTACACCCGCGACTTCACCGTCGAGGGCGGCCCGGTCTCCTTCATCTACGACGCCTCGCAGAACTACCAGGCCGCCGGCACCCCGCTGGTCATCCTGGGCGGCAAGGAGTACGGCTCCGGCTCGTCCCGTGACTGGGCCGCCAAGGGCACCGCGCTCCTCGGCGTCAAGGCCGTCATCACCGAGTCGTACGAGCGCATCCACCGCTCGAACCTCATCGGCATGGGCGTCCTGCCGCTGCAGTTCCCGGCGGGCCAGTCGGCCGACTCCCTCGGCCTGACCGGTGAGGAGACCTTCTCCATCACGGGCGTGACCGAGCTGAACGACGGCACCACCCCGAACACGGTGAAGGTCAGCACCGACACCGGTGTCGAGTTCGACGCGGTCGTCCGCATCGACACCCCCGGTGAGGCCGACTACTACCGCAACGGCGGCATCATGCAGTACGTGCTGCGGAACCTGATCCGCAAGTAA
- a CDS encoding sensor histidine kinase, with product MTRRLLSRTRRSPRPLLPLLLTAILVCVCGGLALITVLAQRAYLTAELDGRVDDAAEHGATGAARHAERPADLTFLGTGGHPPGLLAARFDTGGEVLAAAVVRRDDSPRALTAAQRSALTGVPDDGAAHTRTVPGLGTYRVTALDASGIRVLAGLPMDDLRHTLDGLARIEAAAGAVALALAGGGCALAVRRHLRPFGRVAATAAQIARAPLGPDRPTVLARVPAPDADPGTEAGQVGAALNRMIDQVEASFAERRRSEERMRRFIADAGHELRTPLASIAGYAELMNRGPGPGTADLAWRRIGAESARMTGLVENLLLLARLAEGRPLQSAEVDLAVVVAEAVRDARTAGADHVWRVEPPLEFPLLVTGDGPRLRQAVSALLANARVHTPPGTTVTVTLETTAGHHTLRVRDDGPGIPRDLLPAVFDPFTRADASRTRTGLSEGGSGLGLAVAAAITRAHGGAVRVDSVFGRTEFTAEFPASGTSLSAFDPSFPQSGRPAPPRPPAAGRRASRPLGSSA from the coding sequence ATGACGCGCCGCCTCCTGTCCCGCACCCGCCGCTCACCCCGCCCCCTCCTGCCACTCCTCCTCACCGCGATCCTCGTCTGTGTGTGCGGCGGGCTCGCGCTCATCACCGTCCTCGCCCAACGCGCCTATCTGACAGCCGAGCTGGACGGCCGGGTGGACGACGCCGCCGAGCACGGGGCGACCGGTGCCGCGCGCCACGCCGAACGCCCCGCCGACCTCACCTTCCTCGGTACCGGCGGCCATCCCCCCGGGCTGCTCGCCGCCCGGTTCGACACCGGCGGCGAGGTTCTGGCCGCCGCGGTCGTCCGCCGGGACGACAGCCCCCGCGCGCTCACCGCGGCCCAGCGCTCCGCCCTCACCGGCGTCCCCGACGACGGAGCTGCCCACACCCGTACCGTCCCCGGCCTCGGCACCTACCGCGTCACCGCCCTCGACGCGAGCGGCATCCGTGTCCTGGCCGGCCTGCCCATGGACGACCTACGGCACACCCTCGACGGACTCGCCCGGATCGAGGCCGCCGCCGGCGCCGTCGCACTCGCCCTCGCGGGCGGCGGCTGCGCCCTCGCCGTACGGCGGCATCTGCGCCCGTTCGGCCGGGTCGCCGCCACCGCCGCCCAGATCGCCCGGGCGCCGCTCGGACCGGACCGGCCCACCGTCCTCGCCCGGGTTCCCGCACCCGACGCCGACCCCGGAACCGAGGCCGGCCAGGTCGGCGCCGCCCTCAACCGGATGATCGACCAGGTCGAGGCCTCGTTCGCCGAACGCCGGCGCAGCGAGGAACGGATGCGCCGCTTCATCGCCGACGCCGGCCACGAACTGCGCACCCCGCTCGCCTCCATCGCCGGCTACGCCGAGCTGATGAACCGCGGCCCCGGACCGGGCACCGCCGATCTCGCCTGGCGCCGGATCGGTGCGGAGTCGGCCCGGATGACCGGCCTGGTCGAGAACCTGCTGCTGCTCGCCCGCCTCGCCGAGGGCCGCCCCCTCCAGTCGGCCGAGGTGGACCTCGCGGTGGTGGTCGCGGAAGCGGTACGGGACGCCCGCACGGCCGGCGCGGACCACGTATGGCGGGTCGAACCGCCCCTGGAGTTCCCGCTCCTGGTCACGGGCGACGGCCCACGCCTGCGGCAGGCGGTGTCCGCCCTGCTGGCCAACGCCCGGGTGCACACCCCGCCCGGTACGACGGTCACCGTGACCCTCGAGACCACCGCCGGTCACCACACCCTCCGGGTCCGCGACGACGGCCCCGGCATCCCGCGCGACCTCCTCCCCGCGGTCTTCGACCCCTTCACCCGCGCCGACGCCTCCCGCACCCGCACGGGCCTCAGCGAGGGCGGCTCGGGCCTGGGGCTGGCCGTGGCGGCGGCGATCACCCGCGCCCACGGTGGTGCCGTCCGCGTGGACAGCGTCTTTGGCCGGACGGAGTTCACGGCGGAGTTTCCCGCGTCCGGCACCTCGTTGTCCGCATTCGACCCGTCGTTCCCGCAGTCCGGACGACCCGCGCCGCCCCGCCCACCCGCCGCCGGACGCCGGGCCTCCCGTCCGCTCGGCAGCTCCGCCTGA